The following proteins are co-located in the Cherax quadricarinatus isolate ZL_2023a chromosome 26, ASM3850222v1, whole genome shotgun sequence genome:
- the LOC138853229 gene encoding fibroin heavy chain-like → MSWTFTLAHACIYIQCEADLLSGLTTPPPPRVLTGGTSTAEMRVLGVVALVCAIVVAGAEQKRVVRTLGSGFRALTDFIENISSGISAGLTSGSRLSSAGVRSGSALGGGLGTDNGLGAGLGIGSALGAGLGVGSGLGLGSALGAGLGVGGGLGVGTALGAKLGAGSALGAGLGAGSGLGAGSGLGAGSGLGAGSGLGAGSGLGALTFEDDIDLAAGSKEDVALGIGIGAAAAKADIASDVVLGGGAGLGGVGLGGAGLGGVGLGGAGLGGAGLGAAVATKADIASDVVLGGGAGLGGAGLGAAAAAKADIASDVVLGGGAGLGGAGLGGAGLGAAVATKADIASDVVLGGGAGLGGAGLGGAGLGGAGLGGAGLGAAAAAKADIASDVVLGGGTGLGSAAAAKADIASDVVLGGGAGLGGAGLGAAAAAKADIASDVVLGGGAGLGGAAVASAFDLAGEVKDGIGHVASSIEDAAHVRPGILLGSGLSVGLGSGLGHGLGGVGLGHSRGLGGVGLGHSTGLRSGLGHGLGGVGLGHGGGLGGVGLGHGTGLRSGLGHGLGGVGLGHGRGLGGTGLGHGTGLGLGLGHGRGLGGVGLGHGRGLGGVGLGHGSGLGLGLGHGSGLGLGGGLGLGLGHGRGLGGIGLGHGRGLGLGLGHSSGLGLGIGHGSGLGLGLGHGSGLGLGLGHGRALAGGLGGVGLRHGSGLGLGLGHGLRGVGLGHNSGLISGGLGHGGLGHGGLGHGGLGHGGLGHGGLGHGGLGHGGLGIGTVGGTVKGAHSDGEVVGVTTVIRKGNYGFPRTTYRGLGSFGGGLGGHSLGRLGYHSRHLPYGYGYGR, encoded by the exons ATGTCTTGGACGTTTACCTTGGCTCATGCGTGTATATATATTCAATGTGAAGCCGATCTCCTCAGTGGTCTGACAACACCGCCACCGCCTCGTGTGCTCACTGGAGGAACATCAACAGCCGAAATG AGAGTGCTTGGTGTGGTGGCACTAGTTTGCGCCATCGTGGTGGCCGGAGCAGAACAGAAGAGAGTCGTTAGAACTCTTGGCTCAGGCTTCAGGGCTCTCACTGACTTCATAGAAAATATTAGTTCTGGAATAAGCGCTGGATTAACGAGTGGCAGCAGATTAAGCAGCGCTGGAGTACGAAGTGGCAGTGCATTAGGCGGTGGACTAGGGACTGACAATGGACTAGGTGCTGGACTAGGGATTGGCAGTGCACTAGGTGCTGGACTAGGGGTTGGCAGTGGACTAGGGCTTGGCAGTGCACTAGGTGCTGGACTAGGGGTTGGCGGTGGACTAGGGGTTGGAACTGCACTAGGTGCTAAACTAGGGGCTGGCAGTGCACTAGGTGCTGGACTAGGGGCTGGCAGTGGACTAGGGGCTGGCAGCGGACTAGGGGCTGGCAGTGGACTAGGGGCTGGCAGCGGACTAGGGGCTGGCAGTGGACTAGGTGCATTAACATTTGAAGACGACATTGATTTAGCTGCAGGGTCAAAGGAAGACGTTGCCTTAGGCATCGGAATAGGAGCTGCTGCAGCGAAGGCTGACATTGCTTCAGATGTAGTCCTGGGAGGTGGCGCTGGTCTGGGTGGCGTTGGTCTGGGTGGCGCTGGTCTGGGTGGCGTTGGTCTGGGTGGCGCTGGACTGGGTGGCGCTGGTCTGGGGGCCGCTGTCGCAACAAAGGCTGATATTGCTTCAGATGTAGTTCTTGGTGGTGGCGCTGGTCTGGGTGGCGCTGGTCTGGGGGCTGCGGCTGCAGCAAAGGCTGACATTGCTTCAGATGTAGTCCTGGGAGGTGGCGCTGGTCTGGGTGGCGCTGGTCTGGGTGGCGCTGGTCTGGGGGCCGCTGTCGCAACAAAGGCTGATATTGCTTCAGATGTAGTTCTTGGTGGTGGCGCTGGTCTGGGTGGCGCTGGTCTGGGTGGCGCTGGTCTGGGTGGCGCTGGTCTGGGTGGCGCTGGTCTGGGAGCCGCTGCTGCAGCAAAAGCTGACATTGCTTCAGATGTAGTCCTGGGAGGTGGCACTGGTCTAGGGTCAGCAGCTGCAGCAAAAGCTGACATTGCTTCAGATGTAGTCCTGGGAGGTGGCGCTGGTCTGGGTGGCGCTGGTCTGGGAGCCGCTGCTGCAGCAAAAGCTGACATTGCTTCAGATGTAGTCCTGGGAGGTGGCGCTGGTCTGGGAGGTGCCGCTGTAGCGAGTGCTTTTGATTTAGCTGGCGAAGTAAAGGATGGTATAGGACATGTTGCCTCATCAATAGAGGATGCAGCTCATGTACGCCCCGGAATACTGCTTGGCAGTGGGTTAAGTGTAGGATTAGGGTCTGGATTAGGGCATGGTTTAGGAGGTGTTGGGCTAGGACATAGCAGAGGTTTGGGAGGAGTTGGGTTAGGACATAGCACTGGATTAAGGTCTGGATTGGGGCATGGTTTAGGAGGTGTTGGGCTAGGACATGGCGGAGGTTTGGGAGGAGTTGGGTTAGGACATGGCACTGGATTAAGGTCTGGATTGGGGCATGGTTTAGGAGGCGTAGGATTAGGACATGGCAGAGGTTTAGGAGGAACTGGGTTAGGACATGGCACTGGTTTAGGTCTTGGATTAGGACATGGCAGGGGCTTAGGAGGAGTTGGATTAGGACATGGCAGGGGCTTAGGAGGAGTTGGATTAGGACATGGCAGTGGTTTGGGTCTTGGTTTAGGACATGGCAGTGGTTTAGGTCTTGGCGGTGGTTTAGGGCTTGGATTAGGACATGGCAGGGGTTTAGGAGGAATTGGATTAGGACATGGCAGGGGTTTAGGCCTTGGATTAGGACATAGCAGTGGTTTAGGCCTTGGAATAGGACATGGCAGTGGTTTAGGCCTTGGATTAGGACATGGCAGTGGTTTAGGCCTTGGATTAGGACATGGCAGAGCTTTAGCAGGCGGTTTAGGAGGcgttgggttaagacatggcagTGGTCTCGGACTTGGACTGGGGCACGGTTTAAGAGGGGTTGGATTAGGGCATAACAGCGGACTAATTAGCGGTGGGTTAGGACATGGCGGGCTAGGACATGGCGGGTTAGGACATGGTGGGTTAGGGCATGGTGGGTTAGGACATGGTGGGTTAGGACATGGTGGGTTAGGACATGGTGGGTTAGGCATTGGTACTGTCGGAGGAACAGTGAAAGGAGCACACAGCGATGGAGAAGTAGTGGGAGTCACTACCGTCATCCGAA AAGGCAACTATGGCTTCCCTCGCACTACGTATAGGGGCTTGGGATCCTTTGGAGGCGGTTTAGGAGGCCACAGTCTGGGACGACTTGGCTACCATAGCCGACATTTGCCATATG GTTATGGCTACGGGCGGTAA